The Halomonas elongata DSM 2581 DNA segment CGGCGGCCCGCACCAGCAGCTGCTTGAGCGCCGGGATGCGCGCCGGGTCGGCCTTGACGTCACGGGCCATGTCAGTCAGCTGGCGGCGATGATCGAAGGCCAGGCCGCAGACCTGGGGCCAGTCGGCGGGCGTGCGGGTGGTGACCCGGTGCAGATGATTGAGGCGTTCGTCCTGGTCGGGCCGAGGCACCGTGTCGCGACGGCTCAGGTAGTCGAACAATTCCTCCTCGGTGGGCATGGCCGGGGCACAGCCATGGCGCGAGACCACCAGGGCGCCGCAGGCGTTGGCGTAGGAGGCGCTGGTCTCCCAGCTTTCTCCCCTCAACCAGCCCCTGAGCAACCCGCTCATGAAGGCGTCGCCGGCGCCCAGCACGTTGAGCACCTCGACTTTGACCCCTTCCACCAGGATGCCATCCTCGATCCGGTCAGGAATCTCATCCTCGAAGACCACGCAGCCCAGAGCGCCGAGCTTGCACACCAGGGTCGCATCAGTGATCCGGCGTATCGCGCGTAGCGACTCGAGGGTGTCGGTGCTGCCGCCGGCGATATGGAACTCCTCCTCGGTGCCGACGATCAGGTCGAAGTCGGAAAGCCAGGCCTGGAGATCGGTGGTCACCTTGTCGTCGGCGATAAAGCGCGTTTCGCCGTCGCCGGGGGAAGTCAGGCCCCACAGCACCGGCCGGTAATCGATATCCAGCACCCGCTTGACGCCATGATCGGCGGCAGCGTCGAGCGCCTTGCGGCAGGCCCGGGCGGGAGTGTCGGCGGACAGGTGGGTGCCGGTGATGGCCAGCGCCTTGGCACGGGCAATGAAGGCCGGATCGATGGCCTCATGATCGATGGCCATGTCGGCACAGTCGCGACGGTAAAACAGTAGCGGGAAGCTGTCGCGATCCTTGAGCGCCAGCAACACCAGGCCGGTGTGGCGCTCCGGGTCGGTCTGCAGGGCGCTGGTATCGACACCCACGCGTTCGAGTTCCTCGCGCACGAAGTTGCCCATCTGCTCATTGCCGACTCGAGACAGCATGGCCGACTCGAGGCCCAGGCGAGCGGTTCCATAAGCCATGTTGCCGGAGCTGCCACCGAGATACTTGGCGAAGCTCGAGACGTCTTCCAGACGGCTGCCGACCTGCTCCGAATAGAGATCAACGGCGACGCGGCCAAGGCAAATCAGATCCAGCGGTCTGTTGTCGGGTTTCATCTCTTGCATAGCGTTTCTCCGCATCGCTTGTCGTATCATGCTCCGACGTGGCCGGGAGGCCTGGCCCACCATCGTCCGGACGTCACGACGCTATCCAGTCAGGGATTAAAGGGTGAAAGCATCCCTGAAACGTCGCAGGGCCTGCTCATCGTCTCCGGAGGCCCAGCTCTCCAGACCCACCGTGCCCCGATAGCCGATTTCCTGCAGTGCACGGGCAATGGCCGGATAGTGGATCTCACCGCTGCCGGGTTCACGACGTCCCGGAACATCGGCAACCTGAACCTCGCCGATATAGGGGGCACAGCGGTGCACCAGCTCGACCAGGTTTCCCTCGCCGATCTGGGCGTGATAGAGATCGAGCATGATGCGTATCTCCGGGCGATCGACACTCTCCACCAATGCCAGCACGTCCTCGACACGGGCAAAGGGCACTCCGGGGTGATCGACCTCGGTATTGAGGTTTTCCAGCACGAACATCACGCCATGTTGCTGGCCGAGATCCGCCAGTCGATGCAACGTATCCGCCGCTCTTATCCACATGGGTCCGGTCATCTCGGCCCCCGGCTGGACCGGCAAGCCCTGACCATCGAGGCCTGTGCCGTGCAGGTTGAGTCGAGGGATCCCCAGTTGCTTGGCCACGGCAACCGACTCTCGGGCCGTTGCCACCAGCCGATCGGCACCCTCCTGGTCCGCCAGGGTGCCCTCGAGATAGCCGGTCATGGAGGAGAACGTCGCTCCGGTAGCTGCCAGCGACTTGATGTCGTGGCGACTCCAGTCCCAGATCTCTACCTGGAAGCCCAGGGCATCGATCCGAGCGACCCTTTCAGTGATCGGCAGGTCGCGAAACAGCATCTCGGCGCAGGCAGCCAGGGTGAAGGGGAGCGTGTCTTGGCATGAGTTCATGGCTGTCGCGCCCCTCACTGGCCGGCAGCAAGACGAGGCCGGACACCGGATGTATCGGCGTCGGCCCGCTCGGTGTCGCTGCGCTGGAACTCGGCCAGCTCGGCGTCCAGACTCTCCAGCTCAGCACCACCGGCCATCATGTTGAGCACTTCCTCTCGGGTGATGTCTTCCTTGCGGAAGGTGCCGAGACTGCCGCCACGCTTGAGTAGGATGAAGGCGTCCGCTACCGGATAGGCGTGATGAACGTTGTGGGTGATGAAGATCACCGCCAGGCCGTCGGCCCGCGCCTTGGCGATGTAGCGCAATACCACCGACGCCTGCTTGACCCCCAGCGCCGAGGTCGGCTCGTCGAGAATCAACACCTTGGCCCCGAAGTAGACTGCGCGAGCGATCGCCACGCACTGTCGCTCACCACCGGAGAGCGTGCCTACCGGCTGGCTGGGGTCTCGCACATCGATGCCGATCTTGCCCATCTCCTGCTTGGCGATACGGTCGGCCAGTTTCCAGTCGATGCGCTTGAGAGGTCCCCAGCCCACAGTGGGCTCGCGACCCATGAAGAAATTGCGAGTGATCGACATCAACGGGATCATCGCCAGGTCCTGGAAGACGGTGGCAATGCCGGCATCCAGGGCATAGGCCGGCGACTTGAAGCGAGCCGGCTCGCCATTCAGGCGTATCTCGCCGTGGGTCGGCCGATGGACTCCCGACAACGTCTTGATCAGGGTCGACTTGCCGGCACCATTGTCGCCCAGCAGGCACATGACTTCGCCGGAATGGACTTGTACCGAGATATCGCTCAGGGCGATGACACTGCCGAAGTGCTTGCTGACGTTGCACATCTCGATCATGGGCGTACGTTCGCTCATCTCACTTGGCCTCCATCGCCTTCTTGCGCATGAAATTGTTGAAGAGCACGGCTACCAGCAGCATCACGCCCAGGAACACCTGGAACCAGTCGGTATTGACGCCGGTGTAGAAAATGCCCATCTGCACCAGGCCGAAGATCAGAGCACCGAGTGCCGCACCGATGGCCGAGCCGTAACCGCCGGTGAGCAACGCCCCACCGATGACGACCGCGATGATCGCTTCCAACTCCTTGAGCAAGCCGCGAATGGTGTCCGCCGAACCGGTATCCATCACCTGGAGGCAGGCGAAGACAGTTGCGGATAAGGCAGTGAACATGAACAGCGAGATCTTGACGCGGTGGACCGGCACACCGGAGTTGCGCGCCGCATTGGCATCCCCCCCGCTGGCGAATATCCAGTTTCCGTAAGGAGTGCAGAGCAACACCCAGGTCGCCAAGGCAGTGAGGGCCAGCCACCAGACGATGGAAACCGGGATGCCGGTCACCACCGGGTTGCCGGCAAAGTTGGTGGCGATCCAGCCCTGCGAGGCCATCCAGGAGAAGAGCCCGGTCGCAACCTCTCCCGAAAAGAGAGCCGCAAACCAGTCACCCGGAATATGGTCGTGGATCCCGCCGATCTGGGTACGACCAGTCAGCAGGCGGCTGATCCCGATCGCCAGGCCCCGCAGGATGAACAGGAACCCCAGGGTCACGATGAACGAAGGCAATCCCGTCTTGTTGACCAGGTTGCCATTGATCCAGCCCACCAGAGCCGCACAGGAGAAAGCCAGTATGATGGCCGCCCACAGGGGCCAGCCGTATTCCACGGCAGGGATGGCGATGAGAATGCCGGCCAGACCGATCATCGAGCCAATGGAAAGATCGAACTCGCCACCGATCATCAGCAAGGCGGCAGCGGTGGCGATGATCCCCAGTTGAGCCGCCACTTCGAGGAAATTGACGATGCCCGCCGGCGTGAACATGCCAGTGCCACTGGCAGCCACGATAAAGAAAGCGAGCACCAGGACAGTACCAGCCAGGGCGCCCAACTCAGGACGGCTCAACGCCCTCTTCCAGAACGACACCTTCTGGATACGCTCATCCTGCGGTGCCACCGCGTCGGTTTGTGGGGATGCATTGGACTTCATGATGGTCGACTCCCGGAGCCCGCCGGGCGGGCCCTTGCATGCATGATGATGTTCAGCGGATTCCCTGCTCGCTCAGTTCGAGGACCTGGGCGGCATTGTCCGGAGTGACGAAACCGGGACCGGTAGGAACGTCGCCGGCCGGCAGCAAGCCATTCCTGGCGAACTGATCGAGGAACATCACCGGCAGGTAGCCTTGCAGGTATTGTTGCTGGTCGATGGCAAAATCCAGCTCTTCAGCCTCGAGAGCCTCGAGGATGCCGGGCGAGAGATCGAAAGTACCAAGCGTGAACATGTCGGTGGCACCTTGCTCGCGCATGGCCTGAATCATGGGTTCGGCAGCCAGTGCCCCCAGCGTCAGGATGCCGCGCACATCGCTGTGCTCGTTGAGATAGGCGACGATGGCATTGCGGATCGACGTCGGATCATAGGTAGTGGCCAACTGCTCGGCATTGCCGTCAAACCCCTCGAGGAAGCCGTCGCAACGCTGGTCGAGGCCCTGGTTACCCTGCTCGTGGTTGACACAAACCGCCTTCTCGACGCCCATCTCCTGCATTCGCTCGGCGGCCTGTTTACCTGCTTCATACTCGCTCTGGCCGACATGCAGACGGCTCCCATACTTCTGCGCGACATCGCCACCGGAGTTGATGGTGATCACTGGAATGCCGTTGTCGGAGGCCTCCTGGACGATGCCTCCCAGCGCATCTTCATCGGTGAAGGAGACAATCAGGCCATCCGGGGCGGAGGCCACCGCCGCCTCGACCAGTTGCTGCATCTTGGCCATGTCGAAGGTAGACGGTGCGCGATACTCCAACTCCGCTCCTACCGTGTCAGCAGCCGCCTCGGCCCCGTTCTTGACTACGGACCAGAAGGGGTCGGAGGGAACGCCATGGGTCACCATGACGAAGCGGTTCTCTTCTTGTGCCTGTACCGTGCCGGCCATGAGCGCCACCGCGGTGGTCGAGGCCAGCAGCCAATGTGATAGACGTGCCATGGATGAAATTCCTCTCTCGATTATCGTTGTGTGGGAGCTACATCTGCGCAATGACGACATGGAATATAGAT contains these protein-coding regions:
- a CDS encoding bifunctional 5-dehydro-2-deoxygluconokinase/5-dehydro-2-deoxyphosphogluconate aldolase; its protein translation is MQEMKPDNRPLDLICLGRVAVDLYSEQVGSRLEDVSSFAKYLGGSSGNMAYGTARLGLESAMLSRVGNEQMGNFVREELERVGVDTSALQTDPERHTGLVLLALKDRDSFPLLFYRRDCADMAIDHEAIDPAFIARAKALAITGTHLSADTPARACRKALDAAADHGVKRVLDIDYRPVLWGLTSPGDGETRFIADDKVTTDLQAWLSDFDLIVGTEEEFHIAGGSTDTLESLRAIRRITDATLVCKLGALGCVVFEDEIPDRIEDGILVEGVKVEVLNVLGAGDAFMSGLLRGWLRGESWETSASYANACGALVVSRHGCAPAMPTEEELFDYLSRRDTVPRPDQDERLNHLHRVTTRTPADWPQVCGLAFDHRRQLTDMARDVKADPARIPALKQLLVRAAEEGARRTGLDKPAILVDDVFGQDALNDATGKGWWIGRPVELPSSRPLRFQHGDDLGSRLRHWPREHIIKCLVFYHPDDPMPLRLEQEARLRQLHQAACANGLELLIEVIPPAGMAVDDTTLPRSLQRLYNLGIRPDWWKLPSMSDTAWDAVSRAIDDKDPYCRGVVLLGLDAPMDDMKRGFAAAARNDRCKGFTVGRTLFAGPSREWLAGAIDDARLIDRVADNYAELIEEWRRLHSVTSRVEEA
- a CDS encoding TIM barrel protein yields the protein MNSCQDTLPFTLAACAEMLFRDLPITERVARIDALGFQVEIWDWSRHDIKSLAATGATFSSMTGYLEGTLADQEGADRLVATARESVAVAKQLGIPRLNLHGTGLDGQGLPVQPGAEMTGPMWIRAADTLHRLADLGQQHGVMFVLENLNTEVDHPGVPFARVEDVLALVESVDRPEIRIMLDLYHAQIGEGNLVELVHRCAPYIGEVQVADVPGRREPGSGEIHYPAIARALQEIGYRGTVGLESWASGDDEQALRRFRDAFTL
- a CDS encoding sugar ABC transporter substrate-binding protein, translated to MARLSHWLLASTTAVALMAGTVQAQEENRFVMVTHGVPSDPFWSVVKNGAEAAADTVGAELEYRAPSTFDMAKMQQLVEAAVASAPDGLIVSFTDEDALGGIVQEASDNGIPVITINSGGDVAQKYGSRLHVGQSEYEAGKQAAERMQEMGVEKAVCVNHEQGNQGLDQRCDGFLEGFDGNAEQLATTYDPTSIRNAIVAYLNEHSDVRGILTLGALAAEPMIQAMREQGATDMFTLGTFDLSPGILEALEAEELDFAIDQQQYLQGYLPVMFLDQFARNGLLPAGDVPTGPGFVTPDNAAQVLELSEQGIR
- a CDS encoding ATP-binding cassette domain-containing protein, which codes for MSERTPMIEMCNVSKHFGSVIALSDISVQVHSGEVMCLLGDNGAGKSTLIKTLSGVHRPTHGEIRLNGEPARFKSPAYALDAGIATVFQDLAMIPLMSITRNFFMGREPTVGWGPLKRIDWKLADRIAKQEMGKIGIDVRDPSQPVGTLSGGERQCVAIARAVYFGAKVLILDEPTSALGVKQASVVLRYIAKARADGLAVIFITHNVHHAYPVADAFILLKRGGSLGTFRKEDITREEVLNMMAGGAELESLDAELAEFQRSDTERADADTSGVRPRLAAGQ
- a CDS encoding ABC transporter permease; translated protein: MKSNASPQTDAVAPQDERIQKVSFWKRALSRPELGALAGTVLVLAFFIVAASGTGMFTPAGIVNFLEVAAQLGIIATAAALLMIGGEFDLSIGSMIGLAGILIAIPAVEYGWPLWAAIILAFSCAALVGWINGNLVNKTGLPSFIVTLGFLFILRGLAIGISRLLTGRTQIGGIHDHIPGDWFAALFSGEVATGLFSWMASQGWIATNFAGNPVVTGIPVSIVWWLALTALATWVLLCTPYGNWIFASGGDANAARNSGVPVHRVKISLFMFTALSATVFACLQVMDTGSADTIRGLLKELEAIIAVVIGGALLTGGYGSAIGAALGALIFGLVQMGIFYTGVNTDWFQVFLGVMLLVAVLFNNFMRKKAMEAK